Proteins from a single region of Verrucosispora sp. NA02020:
- a CDS encoding CRTAC1 family protein — protein sequence MDPVRTVRKVNPSVDHIASWISSVGASAAVADLDGDAYANEVCLVDPRSDSVSVHRIDRSTMGSSPVVTLLDENGIAPGAAGQRLAYDKDTQAPMGCRLADLDGNGWVDALVYFWGRGPVAYLNSGGMTFAPHEVLDGGADLDWYTNTAVFSDLNGDGIMDIFIGNYFADGAQLLDTGSPKRVDMNDSLSRAMNGGKNYVLLGRGGFPAVSYELVADAFSEDHSRGWTLAVAAADMNGDALPELYVANDFGPDRFFVNRSVDGELKFENVDGGNKGLLNPRSTMIGRDSFKGMGVTIADVDRDNEYDVYVSNITHEYGLFESQLLFLGDGVRDDGVPTFRPGAEALGLARTAFSWDNKVGDLDNDGRVELLQATGFVRGPVNRWPEIQELALSNDTLIANPRAWPDLRDADISGAAPRVVMTPTDDGRYANVAESSGLDDGGVMRGIALADIDGDGDLDWIEANQWADARLVVNDCDGCDGFVGLRILRSTEDASPTGPRTPQVIEGLRATHEVRGAAAMGATATVTTPSGSTFRSYVDGGNGHSGQSSTDVHFGLGDDAGDTHTVALTWRDATGTVQNAEVQVGRGWHTVVLP from the coding sequence GTGGATCCGGTCCGGACGGTCCGCAAGGTCAATCCCTCCGTCGACCACATCGCATCGTGGATCAGCTCGGTGGGTGCCAGCGCCGCCGTCGCCGATCTCGACGGCGACGCGTACGCCAACGAGGTCTGCCTGGTCGATCCGCGATCGGATTCCGTCAGCGTGCACCGGATCGACCGGAGCACGATGGGCAGCAGTCCCGTGGTGACGCTGCTCGACGAGAACGGAATCGCCCCGGGCGCGGCCGGGCAACGGCTCGCCTACGACAAGGACACGCAGGCCCCGATGGGCTGTCGACTCGCCGACCTGGACGGCAACGGCTGGGTCGACGCCCTGGTCTACTTCTGGGGACGCGGACCGGTCGCCTACCTGAACTCCGGTGGCATGACGTTCGCGCCGCACGAGGTGCTCGACGGTGGTGCCGACCTCGACTGGTACACGAACACCGCGGTCTTCAGCGACCTCAACGGTGACGGCATCATGGACATCTTCATCGGCAACTACTTCGCCGACGGCGCCCAGCTCCTCGACACCGGATCGCCGAAGCGGGTCGACATGAACGACTCGCTGTCCCGGGCGATGAACGGCGGGAAGAACTACGTGCTGCTGGGCCGGGGCGGCTTCCCCGCCGTCTCGTACGAACTCGTCGCGGACGCCTTCTCCGAGGACCACTCGCGGGGCTGGACGTTGGCGGTGGCCGCCGCCGACATGAACGGCGACGCGTTGCCGGAGCTGTACGTCGCCAACGACTTCGGTCCCGACCGCTTCTTCGTCAACCGATCGGTCGACGGCGAACTGAAGTTCGAGAACGTCGACGGCGGCAACAAGGGACTCCTCAACCCCCGGTCCACGATGATCGGCCGGGACTCCTTCAAGGGCATGGGCGTCACGATCGCCGACGTCGACCGCGACAACGAGTACGACGTCTACGTCAGCAACATCACCCACGAGTACGGCCTGTTCGAGAGCCAACTGCTCTTCCTCGGCGACGGGGTGCGGGACGACGGCGTACCCACCTTCCGGCCGGGAGCCGAGGCCCTCGGTCTGGCCCGTACCGCCTTCTCCTGGGACAACAAGGTCGGCGACCTCGACAACGACGGGCGGGTCGAGCTGCTCCAGGCGACCGGTTTCGTCCGCGGTCCGGTGAACCGGTGGCCGGAGATCCAGGAACTCGCACTCTCCAACGACACGTTGATCGCCAACCCCCGCGCCTGGCCCGACCTGAGGGACGCGGACATCAGTGGTGCGGCGCCTCGGGTCGTCATGACACCGACAGACGACGGCCGGTACGCGAACGTCGCGGAATCCTCCGGCCTTGACGACGGGGGCGTGATGCGGGGCATCGCACTGGCCGACATCGACGGCGACGGCGACCTGGACTGGATCGAGGCGAACCAGTGGGCGGACGCCCGGCTGGTCGTGAACGACTGCGACGGCTGTGACGGGTTCGTCGGTCTGCGGATCCTGCGGAGCACCGAGGACGCCTCCCCCACCGGCCCCCGTACGCCACAGGTGATCGAGGGTCTGCGGGCCACCCACGAGGTGCGGGGCGCGGCCGCGATGGGCGCCACGGCCACCGTCACCACCCCGAGCGGCAGCACGTTCCGCTCCTACGTCGACGGCGGCAACGGGCACAGCGGGCAGAGCAGCACCGACGTCCACTTCGGGCTCGGCGACGACGCGGGAGACACCCACACGGTGGCGCTGACCTGGCGAGACGCCACCGGGACGGTGCAGAACGCCGAGGTGCAGGTGGGCCGCGGCTGGCACACGGTGGTGCTGCCATGA
- a CDS encoding enediyne biosynthesis protein UnbU produces MTGTLTLPTPTAPPRTRLRDLPAKMRPTDPAKMRLAALRRFAVAIMVLNIVGHLFLGFEQTIAQMILVVLMCYLTEIALETLVAKRDARRPAYLSRTEAPTRRERVLSLVNFLLPAHISGFALAMLLFISDRLDLFIVAAVVTISSKYIFRVRTGRGDKHFFNPSNFGITVMLVLYASTVSIAPPYQFTENLGHFGDIALPAFLACLGLFINFIFTGKLPLIFAWIGGFTAQAALRAVFTDDTSFLAAMSPLTGMALLLFTLYMITDPGTTPRSTSGQITFGLSVAAVYGVLMLFHVAFGVFFALTIVSACRGAGLWIAARRESSTESTEPRIGGTPPTIAPNPVP; encoded by the coding sequence ATGACCGGGACGTTGACGCTGCCCACCCCGACGGCGCCACCCCGCACCCGGCTGCGGGACCTGCCCGCGAAGATGCGGCCCACCGACCCGGCGAAGATGCGGCTCGCGGCGCTGCGTCGGTTCGCCGTCGCGATCATGGTGCTCAACATCGTCGGGCATCTGTTCCTCGGCTTCGAGCAGACCATCGCCCAGATGATCCTCGTGGTCCTGATGTGCTATCTGACCGAGATCGCACTCGAGACGCTCGTGGCCAAGCGGGACGCGCGGCGGCCGGCGTACCTGTCGCGTACCGAGGCGCCCACCCGACGCGAGCGGGTGCTGTCGCTGGTCAACTTCCTCCTGCCGGCGCACATCAGCGGGTTCGCGCTGGCGATGCTGCTGTTCATCAGCGACCGTCTCGACCTGTTCATCGTCGCCGCGGTCGTCACGATCAGCAGCAAGTACATCTTCCGGGTCCGGACCGGAAGGGGCGACAAGCACTTCTTCAACCCCTCGAACTTCGGCATCACGGTGATGCTGGTGCTCTACGCCAGCACCGTCAGCATCGCGCCGCCGTACCAGTTCACCGAGAACCTCGGTCACTTCGGCGACATCGCGCTGCCCGCCTTCCTCGCCTGCCTGGGCCTGTTCATCAACTTCATCTTCACCGGCAAGCTCCCACTGATCTTCGCGTGGATCGGCGGCTTCACCGCCCAGGCGGCGCTGCGCGCGGTGTTCACCGACGACACCTCCTTCCTGGCCGCGATGTCCCCGCTCACCGGGATGGCGCTGCTGCTCTTCACGCTCTACATGATCACCGACCCGGGTACGACGCCGAGGTCCACGTCGGGCCAGATCACGTTCGGTCTCTCGGTCGCCGCGGTCTACGGCGTCCTGATGCTCTTCCACGTGGCCTTCGGCGTCTTCTTCGCCCTCACGATCGTCAGCGCCTGCCGTGGAGCCGGACTGTGGATCGCGGCACGGCGAGAGTCGAGTACGGAGTCCACCGAGCCCCGCATCGGGGGGACCCCGCCGACGATCGCCCCGAACCCCGTGCCGTAG
- a CDS encoding beta-ketoacyl synthase, with amino-acid sequence MTARTPVVTGLGVVSAAGIGATHFWQGLQQGTPRFREVSLFPTDDLANHVAGEIGPWTPGFDAVDTARLDGDRTVTFALAALDQAIADAGLGDIRPDRVLVGTTVGDVADHEGARREAVRSGAGRPGALDVDTSLRTRISRHLGGSVPVELFVTACAAGNMALIRAAQLIADGSADVVVCGGAEALSRMAFTGFSRMRGMAQERCRPFSDARDGLLLGEGAAFVIVESAAHAAARGTRLRATIAGYGLTCDAKHPAAPDLSGVGVARAMRSAIAGADPADVAYVCAHGTGTPQNDAAEAAAYRTVFTGSPPPISSIKALIGHSLGAASAIEAVACTLVLDHQQTIPQWGLDDAGTSLGVRPATGRHDEATRIDLVLNNAFAFGGNNTCVGLRRPAYEEASA; translated from the coding sequence ATGACCGCCAGGACACCCGTGGTCACCGGTCTCGGTGTCGTCAGCGCCGCCGGCATCGGTGCCACGCACTTCTGGCAGGGCCTGCAGCAGGGCACACCCCGCTTCCGCGAGGTGTCGCTGTTCCCGACCGACGACCTGGCGAACCACGTCGCGGGCGAGATCGGGCCGTGGACACCCGGCTTCGACGCCGTCGACACCGCCCGGCTCGACGGCGACCGGACGGTCACGTTCGCGCTCGCGGCGTTGGACCAGGCGATCGCCGACGCCGGACTCGGCGACATCCGGCCGGATCGGGTGCTGGTCGGGACGACGGTCGGTGACGTCGCCGACCACGAGGGGGCCCGACGTGAGGCCGTACGCAGCGGTGCCGGTCGGCCGGGCGCGCTGGACGTGGACACGTCACTGCGTACCCGGATCTCGCGGCACCTCGGTGGGTCGGTTCCGGTGGAGCTGTTCGTCACCGCGTGCGCTGCGGGCAACATGGCGCTGATCCGTGCCGCACAGCTCATCGCCGACGGCTCCGCCGACGTCGTGGTCTGCGGTGGAGCCGAGGCGCTGTCGCGGATGGCCTTCACCGGCTTCTCGCGGATGCGCGGCATGGCGCAGGAACGCTGTCGCCCGTTCAGCGACGCGCGGGACGGACTGCTGCTCGGTGAGGGCGCCGCCTTCGTCATCGTGGAGTCGGCCGCGCACGCCGCCGCCCGTGGCACCCGGCTGCGGGCGACGATCGCCGGCTACGGTCTCACCTGCGACGCGAAGCACCCGGCGGCACCGGACCTGTCCGGCGTCGGGGTGGCACGGGCGATGCGGTCGGCGATCGCCGGCGCGGACCCCGCCGACGTCGCGTACGTCTGCGCCCACGGCACCGGCACACCGCAGAACGATGCCGCCGAAGCAGCCGCCTACCGCACGGTCTTCACCGGGTCGCCCCCGCCGATCAGCTCCATCAAGGCACTCATCGGCCACTCCCTCGGCGCGGCCAGCGCGATCGAGGCGGTCGCCTGCACGCTGGTGCTCGACCACCAGCAGACGATCCCGCAGTGGGGTCTGGACGACGCCGGCACCTCGCTCGGCGTCCGGCCGGCGACCGGCCGCCACGACGAGGCGACCCGGATCGACCTGGTGCTCAACAACGCGTTCGCCTTCGGCGGCAACAACACCTGTGTCGGCCTACGGCGGCCCGCGTACGAGGAGGCCAGCGCATGA
- a CDS encoding acyl carrier protein yields the protein MELTETLRETVAMLVMAEPEEIGLDTSFAELGVDSLGRLELIAHVEQHLGKILPENQTPQLDTINEVVEFAESLAAA from the coding sequence GTGGAACTCACCGAGACACTTCGAGAGACGGTCGCGATGCTGGTCATGGCCGAGCCGGAGGAGATCGGCCTCGACACGTCCTTCGCGGAGTTGGGGGTCGACTCGCTGGGTCGCCTCGAACTGATCGCCCACGTCGAACAACACCTGGGCAAGATCCTGCCGGAGAACCAGACGCCGCAACTGGACACCATCAACGAGGTCGTCGAGTTCGCCGAATCCCTCGCGGCCGCATGA